In a genomic window of Heliomicrobium undosum:
- a CDS encoding sulfite exporter TauE/SafE family protein, with translation MAEADMTTIIMVLSLVSFCAGFIDSIAGGGGLLLMPALLFAGIPPQLVLGTNKLASTIGTSFALINFVRSKVVVWQVVATGIGFSLVGSFLGSKTILFFSNETVGKMIVLLLPAVMIATMIPRRKRGSADALSKQSLYVKVPLFCFSIGFYDGFLGPGTGSFLIMAFYLFVGLELVQASATAKVFNLASNASALVVFLLEGKVLLTLGLPLALANVAGNYIGSTLAIKKGASLVRAFLILSFCVLFVSLLWKYYLS, from the coding sequence TTGGCCGAAGCAGATATGACAACCATCATCATGGTTCTCTCTCTCGTTTCTTTTTGCGCCGGCTTTATCGACAGCATCGCCGGGGGCGGCGGCCTGTTGTTGATGCCGGCGCTTTTGTTTGCCGGCATCCCGCCGCAATTGGTGTTGGGGACAAACAAGCTGGCGAGCACCATCGGAACCAGTTTTGCGCTGATCAATTTCGTGCGCAGCAAAGTGGTGGTCTGGCAAGTCGTTGCCACAGGGATCGGCTTTTCCCTCGTCGGCTCTTTCCTGGGATCAAAGACGATTCTTTTTTTCTCCAATGAGACAGTAGGGAAGATGATCGTCCTGTTGCTTCCCGCTGTGATGATCGCCACCATGATTCCGAGAAGGAAACGTGGATCCGCCGATGCCTTGTCGAAGCAATCCCTTTACGTGAAGGTTCCCCTTTTCTGTTTTTCCATCGGTTTTTATGACGGATTTCTCGGACCCGGAACCGGCAGTTTTTTGATCATGGCCTTTTACCTGTTTGTCGGCCTGGAACTCGTCCAGGCGTCGGCCACAGCCAAGGTGTTTAACCTGGCTTCCAATGCGAGTGCGCTGGTTGTTTTTCTCCTGGAAGGGAAAGTGTTGCTAACCCTCGGACTTCCGTTGGCCTTAGCGAATGTGGCCGGCAATTATATCGGCAGCACACTGGCCATTAAAAAAGGCGCCTCTTTGGTTCGCGCCTTTCTGATCTTGTCCTTCTGTGTCTTGTTTGTTTCGCTCTTATGGAAGTATTATTTGTCGTAG
- the yqeB gene encoding selenium-dependent molybdenum cofactor biosynthesis protein YqeB, with translation MQKERVLIKGAGDLASGVANRLFQCGFVPIMTELAEPLVVRRTVSFAEAVYQGETTVEGVKALRVKTADEAMAWRERGVIPVLVDPDDRSLESLNPTYYIEATIRKRNDGLTMDKAPFVIALGPGFCAGKDVHAVVETKRGHDLGRVIYAGYAIADTGIPGEVGGYRQERLLRAPVAGVFSACREIGDQVAEGEPVGTVEGQPVKAQIAGIVRGLVKDGISVTAGLKIGDVDPRLEKAYCYTISDKARAIGGGVLEAMLHLAMLRKAT, from the coding sequence ATGCAGAAAGAACGGGTGTTGATCAAAGGCGCGGGGGATCTGGCGAGCGGCGTCGCCAACCGGCTCTTCCAATGCGGTTTTGTCCCGATTATGACGGAATTGGCCGAACCGCTCGTCGTCCGGCGAACGGTGTCTTTTGCGGAAGCTGTATACCAGGGGGAGACGACGGTGGAGGGCGTGAAAGCCCTGCGGGTCAAAACCGCTGATGAGGCGATGGCCTGGCGGGAGCGGGGCGTCATTCCGGTGCTCGTTGATCCTGATGACCGTTCGCTGGAAAGCCTTAACCCCACCTATTATATAGAAGCGACGATACGGAAACGCAACGACGGTTTGACCATGGACAAGGCGCCCTTCGTGATCGCCCTGGGTCCGGGCTTTTGCGCCGGGAAGGATGTCCATGCCGTCGTTGAAACGAAACGCGGTCATGACCTTGGCCGGGTGATCTATGCGGGCTATGCCATTGCCGACACAGGCATACCGGGAGAAGTGGGCGGCTACCGCCAGGAGCGGCTGTTGCGCGCGCCTGTAGCGGGTGTTTTCTCCGCATGCCGTGAGATTGGCGACCAGGTCGCCGAAGGGGAGCCGGTGGGAACAGTGGAAGGTCAGCCGGTAAAAGCGCAAATCGCCGGCATCGTACGCGGTTTGGTCAAGGATGGCATCTCTGTCACCGCCGGATTGAAGATCGGTGATGTCGACCCCCGGCTGGAGAAGGCCTACTGCTATACCATCAGTGACAAAGCGCGGGCGATCGGAGGCGGCGTCTTGGAGGCGATGCTTCATTTAGCGATGCTTCGTAAAGCAACATAG
- a CDS encoding molybdopterin-binding protein produces MKQRKVPVDEALGMVIPHDLTKIVRDEYKGPAFRKGHVIKPEDIPELQKMGKAHIFALELEPGEIHEDDAGLRIAQAAAGKNVLTGGPKESRVNLTSAVRGLLKVNVAALLALNELEDVVFSCLSNHTPVEAGELLAATKVIPLVVPEQTVLDAETLCETMGKIIEVVPYQAPKAGIVVTGGEVYHKRIKDAFGPVLREKLQSYGGSVFPVAYAPDEAGAIAEQIDLLADQGAELILVSGGMSVDPDDVTPQGIRLSGAKVEKYGAPVLPGAMFLLAYKGEIPIIGMPACGMYFRITVLDLVLPRLFAGERLRRADIIALSHGGLCRNCPECRYPRCSFGQGGIQG; encoded by the coding sequence TTGAAGCAGCGAAAAGTTCCCGTTGATGAAGCGCTCGGTATGGTCATCCCCCATGACCTGACCAAGATTGTTCGAGACGAGTATAAAGGTCCCGCCTTTCGCAAGGGGCATGTCATCAAACCGGAAGACATTCCTGAACTGCAAAAGATGGGCAAAGCTCATATCTTTGCACTCGAACTGGAGCCGGGCGAAATCCATGAAGATGACGCCGGACTCCGGATCGCCCAGGCGGCGGCGGGAAAGAATGTGCTGACTGGTGGTCCGAAAGAGAGCCGCGTCAATCTGACCAGCGCCGTCAGAGGGCTCCTGAAGGTGAACGTTGCGGCCTTGCTCGCCCTCAACGAGTTGGAGGACGTTGTCTTCTCTTGTTTGAGCAACCACACGCCTGTCGAAGCGGGTGAACTCTTAGCAGCGACCAAAGTGATCCCCCTAGTCGTTCCTGAGCAAACTGTTCTCGATGCCGAGACCCTCTGCGAAACCATGGGGAAGATTATTGAGGTTGTTCCCTATCAAGCGCCGAAAGCGGGAATTGTCGTCACCGGCGGAGAAGTGTACCATAAACGGATCAAGGATGCCTTTGGACCGGTGTTGCGGGAAAAGCTCCAATCCTATGGCGGTTCGGTCTTTCCCGTGGCCTACGCCCCCGACGAAGCCGGGGCGATTGCGGAGCAGATTGATCTGCTTGCCGATCAAGGGGCCGAATTGATCCTGGTCAGCGGCGGCATGTCTGTCGACCCGGACGATGTGACGCCCCAGGGGATCCGCCTGAGCGGCGCCAAGGTGGAAAAATACGGCGCGCCCGTTCTGCCGGGCGCCATGTTTCTACTCGCTTATAAGGGGGAAATCCCTATCATCGGCATGCCGGCCTGCGGCATGTACTTCCGGATCACCGTGCTGGACTTGGTCCTGCCGCGCCTTTTCGCCGGCGAGCGGCTCCGCCGCGCTGACATCATCGCCCTGAGTCACGGCGGGCTCTGCCGGAATTGTCCGGAATGCCGATACCCGAGGTGCAGCTTTGGGCAGGGCGGGATTCAGGGTTGA
- a CDS encoding XdhC family protein — protein sequence MNGVGDPEVDPLFAQEAVTLVEASLRSGRVASKRVSLEGEAARLLAEPFYPPDELVILGGGHVSQALVPVAVILGYRVTVVDDRPAFAAPERFPGAAKVICDDFVRAIEGLHLQPSCAVAIITRGHRHDLRCLEALVGRQLGYLGMIGSRRRVQLIKEHLRSSGVSEEKIERVQMPIGLPIGAQTPEEIAVSIAAQLIQARRGEGGSAGITVQDMELLRTLVDSAKRGIPAVLATVVEARGSTPRKAGAKLLVFRDGQMRGTIGGGCIEAEARREALLLLDGGAAGLFRFSLDDDAAAEEGMACGGTMEVLLELVATV from the coding sequence GTGAACGGGGTGGGGGATCCTGAGGTTGATCCGTTGTTCGCGCAGGAAGCCGTTACCCTCGTCGAGGCGTCCCTGCGATCAGGCAGGGTTGCGTCCAAAAGGGTCTCCTTAGAAGGCGAGGCGGCGCGGCTGCTCGCTGAACCTTTCTACCCCCCCGATGAGTTGGTCATCCTCGGCGGCGGTCATGTCTCCCAGGCACTTGTTCCCGTCGCCGTCATACTGGGCTACCGCGTCACCGTTGTGGATGATCGACCTGCTTTTGCCGCGCCGGAACGATTTCCTGGCGCGGCAAAGGTGATTTGCGACGATTTTGTCCGGGCAATTGAGGGGCTACACCTGCAACCCAGCTGTGCCGTCGCCATCATCACCCGAGGCCATCGCCACGATCTCCGCTGCCTGGAAGCGCTGGTCGGGAGGCAACTGGGGTATCTGGGCATGATCGGCAGCCGTCGCCGCGTTCAGTTGATCAAAGAACATCTGCGGTCTTCCGGCGTCTCCGAGGAAAAAATCGAGCGGGTTCAGATGCCGATCGGTCTGCCCATCGGGGCGCAGACGCCGGAGGAGATCGCCGTCAGCATCGCTGCCCAGTTGATCCAGGCGCGTAGAGGCGAGGGAGGCAGCGCCGGGATCACGGTCCAGGACATGGAACTGTTGCGGACCTTGGTCGATAGCGCCAAGCGAGGCATCCCGGCTGTCCTTGCCACTGTGGTGGAAGCGCGGGGGTCGACACCGCGCAAGGCCGGCGCCAAGCTCTTGGTTTTTCGTGACGGCCAGATGCGGGGGACCATCGGCGGGGGATGCATAGAGGCGGAGGCGCGGAGAGAGGCGCTCCTGCTTTTGGACGGAGGCGCTGCGGGGCTTTTTCGTTTTTCCTTAGATGACGATGCGGCGGCAGAAGAGGGGATGGCCTGCGGCGGGACCATGGAAGTCCTGCTGGAACTCGTGGCGACTGTTTGA
- a CDS encoding nitroreductase family protein, with product MDIPAASWHQAIAVRRSRRQYTGEPLAPEMEKKLRAFVDRWNGTVEGARIVFVARDPDKVFKGAIGSYGKIKGAPVYAAFIGNMAHPNVQENTGYLGEGFILEATAMGLSTCWVGGFFDPKAVAEQIELRPQERVLSVTPIGYAPKEYNFLEKMMAGISAGHQRKDVSQLCKEPLGPDNPAWVKAALEAARLAPSAVNRQPWRFSVDNDGITVWVDDLKDTYHIAKRLDCGIAMLHLEAGARQSDVKGSWEYLESPGVAKFVTA from the coding sequence ATGGATATTCCCGCCGCATCCTGGCATCAGGCCATCGCCGTACGCCGGTCGCGCCGTCAATACACCGGTGAGCCCCTTGCTCCGGAAATGGAAAAGAAGCTTCGCGCCTTCGTTGACCGGTGGAACGGCACAGTCGAAGGCGCTCGGATCGTCTTCGTCGCTCGCGATCCGGACAAAGTGTTCAAAGGCGCCATTGGTTCCTACGGCAAGATCAAAGGTGCGCCTGTTTACGCCGCCTTCATCGGTAACATGGCTCACCCCAATGTCCAGGAGAACACGGGCTATCTCGGCGAGGGATTTATCCTGGAGGCGACGGCCATGGGACTGTCCACCTGCTGGGTCGGCGGCTTTTTTGACCCCAAGGCGGTGGCGGAGCAGATCGAACTGCGACCGCAGGAGCGGGTGCTGTCGGTGACCCCTATCGGATACGCGCCGAAGGAGTACAACTTCCTGGAAAAAATGATGGCCGGCATCTCTGCCGGCCATCAGCGAAAAGACGTGAGCCAACTGTGCAAAGAGCCGCTTGGCCCGGACAACCCAGCCTGGGTAAAAGCCGCGCTGGAGGCGGCCCGGCTTGCCCCGTCGGCGGTCAACCGGCAGCCATGGCGGTTCTCCGTGGATAACGACGGCATCACCGTATGGGTCGATGATCTCAAAGACACCTACCACATCGCCAAGCGCCTTGACTGCGGCATCGCCATGCTGCACCTGGAGGCCGGCGCACGCCAGTCCGACGTCAAGGGATCATGGGAATACCTGGAGTCGCCTGGCGTAGCCAAGTTTGTAACTGCTTAA